From the Merismopedia glauca CCAP 1448/3 genome, one window contains:
- a CDS encoding ChaB family protein, whose translation MSNPAESTISAVFKEQEQIDGVVRKLLDKGISRDDISVMGSKFQSETRIAGFITKKDVIFGGLRQGAIFGSLFGSLLGLLSGVGVLFIPFVGPIVAAGPIGAALLGAASGALAGSAGAGLASVLVTLGMPEDKAAIYATRLEAGEFMVMVEVPADKSGEIQMLLESAGGEEVHAAEMKLPRACKGRCNSVTDLSPEIRSHLSEEAQKTFMERYNASLDESDDEVKAEQTAWNAIHDQYDEDESGIWSKAKVAV comes from the coding sequence GTGTCAAATCCAGCCGAAAGTACCATTTCCGCCGTCTTTAAAGAGCAAGAGCAAATTGATGGAGTGGTTCGGAAATTATTAGACAAAGGTATATCCCGCGATGATATATCTGTCATGGGAAGCAAGTTTCAATCAGAAACCCGGATTGCAGGTTTCATCACTAAAAAAGATGTCATTTTCGGGGGTTTGCGTCAAGGAGCTATTTTTGGTTCCTTATTCGGTTCATTACTAGGTTTACTATCTGGTGTAGGTGTCCTATTTATCCCCTTCGTTGGTCCAATCGTTGCAGCAGGACCGATTGGTGCTGCACTACTAGGAGCCGCTAGCGGTGCTTTAGCTGGTAGCGCTGGTGCTGGTTTAGCTTCTGTATTAGTCACATTAGGAATGCCAGAAGATAAAGCCGCTATCTACGCTACACGCTTAGAAGCTGGCGAATTTATGGTCATGGTGGAAGTACCTGCTGATAAAAGCGGTGAAATCCAAATGCTGCTAGAAAGTGCTGGTGGGGAGGAGGTTCATGCAGCAGAGATGAAGCTACCTCGTGCTTGTAAAGGTCGCTGCAATAGCGTAACCGATTTATCTCCCGAAATTCGCTCTCACCTTTCGGAAGAGGCTCAGAAAACCTTTATGGAGCGCTACAATGCTTCTTTAGACGAAAGCGATGATGAGGTTAAAGCGGAGCAAACTGCTTGGAATGCCATTCACGACCAGTATGATGAAGACGAAAGTGGTATTTGGTCAAAAGCTAAAGTCGCCGTTTAG
- a CDS encoding Dps family protein, with translation MGKLNIGLTKEQRQGVIELLNRDLADSYLLLVKTKKYHWDVVGPQFRTLHQMWEEHYEKLTINIDAIAERVRTLGGYPVGTMEGFLELTSLKEQTGEVPLATEMVSRLVEDHETIIRNLRKHVDQASEDFHDEGTADFLTGLMEEHEQIAWMLRSFIEGEQIHSDGSKPKLQPASAASV, from the coding sequence ATGGGCAAGCTAAATATTGGTTTAACAAAAGAGCAACGTCAAGGTGTAATTGAGTTGTTAAACAGAGACTTGGCAGATAGCTATTTACTCTTAGTCAAAACTAAAAAATATCATTGGGATGTGGTGGGACCCCAGTTCCGAACTTTGCATCAAATGTGGGAAGAACACTACGAAAAACTTACCATAAACATTGATGCGATCGCAGAAAGAGTGAGAACATTGGGTGGTTATCCCGTGGGAACTATGGAAGGTTTTCTGGAACTGACTTCTTTAAAAGAACAAACTGGAGAAGTACCTTTAGCTACAGAAATGGTATCTCGCTTGGTAGAAGACCACGAAACAATCATTCGCAACCTCAGAAAACACGTAGATCAAGCTAGCGAAGACTTCCACGATGAAGGTACGGCTGATTTCTTAACCGGATTAATGGAAGAACACGAACAAATCGCCTGGATGCTGCGCTCATTTATTGAAGGAGAACAGATTCACTCAGATGGTAGTAAACCTAAACTACAGCCAGCTAGTGCTGCTTCTGTGTAA